In Streptomyces sp. SID8374, one genomic interval encodes:
- a CDS encoding bifunctional glycosyltransferase 87/phosphatase PAP2 family protein produces MERWEGRRSVANADHSVRGDAVADAVADAETRTGLTRALLWLVVAVLAVRQMAVVLRQPPGERLTDLETWIGENGVLHVSGSLYESGRFTGTPFAGLVLKPLTASAEAALGIAWTFGSLLLVAALGVVAARALPAPVGRRTSLLAVPVAITLLMLSLPVRNTLHLGQTSILPVLLVLLACFAARDHRLRGVLVGLAAALQPALLLFAALFWLTGKRRASAVSLATFAFCTAAAWAAVPKDSWAYWVHHAAGAGLGERPDSLANQSLHGALLRLGFEGPAEIALFLVLAAAVTVIGVRRAVRYAQDGQLLLAVAVTGCVVVAVSPTAWQHQLLWVLLAVVGKVGRRASDRLVWPAVVVLVVTLPAKMLLPNVGLVIPVRDNVLLLVALGAACFAPFLLRTSPYWQRPVPTDYAQPVAARFRRVPLLPFWRRVLHRPNLLLELLLIRVVYSAYAQVRLAATAGRPLAEEHGRQIHAIEQWLHIDIELWVNHTVVQITWLREFFDYYYLTFHFIVPLTILGVLYARRPADYRWVRSSIGFATVLALVGFWLYPLAPPRLMPGLGFIDTVHGVQDFAKPDYGTLTTVTNQYAAMPSLHFGWSLWCGVVIVMLAPKLWMKALGLLHPLFTIAAIVATANHWVLDAAGGALVVSLGFGLTYLLSGPRKLVTGEKKTAAEPAGQAAEPAPEPEPVRAEAVGK; encoded by the coding sequence ATGGAACGGTGGGAGGGTCGGCGCAGCGTGGCAAATGCGGATCACAGTGTGCGCGGTGACGCGGTGGCGGATGCGGTGGCGGACGCGGAGACGAGGACCGGGCTGACCCGGGCCCTGCTCTGGCTGGTCGTGGCCGTGCTGGCGGTACGGCAGATGGCGGTGGTGCTACGGCAGCCGCCCGGGGAACGGCTCACCGATCTGGAGACCTGGATCGGGGAGAACGGGGTCCTCCATGTGTCCGGCTCGCTGTACGAGAGCGGCCGGTTCACCGGGACGCCCTTCGCCGGTCTGGTGCTCAAGCCGCTCACCGCCTCGGCCGAGGCAGCCCTCGGCATCGCGTGGACCTTCGGCTCCCTGCTCCTCGTGGCCGCCCTCGGAGTCGTCGCCGCCCGGGCCCTGCCCGCACCCGTCGGCCGGCGTACGTCGCTGCTCGCGGTCCCCGTCGCGATCACCCTGCTCATGCTGTCGCTGCCGGTCCGCAACACCCTCCACCTCGGCCAGACCAGCATCCTGCCGGTCCTCCTGGTGCTGCTGGCCTGCTTCGCCGCCCGGGACCACCGGCTGCGAGGCGTGCTCGTCGGCCTCGCGGCCGCCCTGCAACCGGCGCTCCTGCTCTTCGCCGCGCTGTTCTGGCTGACCGGGAAGCGCCGGGCCTCGGCGGTCTCCCTGGCCACCTTCGCCTTCTGCACGGCCGCCGCCTGGGCCGCGGTGCCGAAGGACTCATGGGCGTACTGGGTGCACCATGCCGCGGGCGCCGGGCTCGGTGAGCGGCCGGACAGCCTCGCCAATCAGTCCCTGCACGGCGCGCTGCTCCGGCTCGGCTTCGAGGGACCGGCGGAGATCGCCCTGTTCCTCGTCCTCGCCGCCGCGGTCACCGTCATCGGCGTACGCCGCGCGGTCCGCTACGCCCAGGACGGGCAGCTGCTCCTCGCCGTCGCCGTGACCGGGTGCGTCGTCGTGGCCGTCTCGCCGACCGCCTGGCAGCACCAGCTCCTGTGGGTGCTCCTGGCCGTCGTCGGCAAGGTCGGCAGACGCGCCTCCGACCGGCTGGTCTGGCCCGCCGTCGTGGTGCTCGTCGTCACGCTCCCCGCCAAGATGCTGCTCCCCAACGTCGGCCTGGTCATCCCCGTACGGGACAACGTGCTGCTCCTCGTGGCGCTCGGCGCGGCCTGCTTCGCCCCGTTCCTGCTGCGCACCTCGCCGTACTGGCAGCGGCCGGTCCCCACCGACTACGCGCAACCGGTCGCCGCCCGCTTCAGACGCGTCCCGCTCCTGCCCTTCTGGCGCCGGGTGCTCCACCGCCCCAACCTCCTGCTGGAGCTCCTGCTCATCCGCGTCGTCTACTCCGCGTACGCACAGGTCCGCCTCGCCGCCACCGCCGGCCGCCCGCTCGCCGAGGAGCACGGCCGGCAGATCCACGCCATCGAGCAGTGGCTGCACATCGACATAGAGCTGTGGGTCAACCACACGGTCGTGCAGATCACCTGGCTGCGGGAGTTCTTCGACTACTACTACCTGACCTTCCACTTCATCGTCCCGCTGACGATCCTCGGGGTGCTGTACGCGCGCCGCCCCGCCGACTACCGCTGGGTCCGCTCCTCCATCGGCTTCGCCACCGTGCTGGCGCTCGTCGGCTTCTGGCTCTACCCGCTGGCCCCGCCCCGGCTCATGCCCGGGCTCGGCTTCATCGACACCGTCCACGGGGTGCAGGACTTCGCGAAGCCCGACTACGGGACGCTGACCACGGTCACCAACCAGTACGCGGCGATGCCGTCCCTGCACTTCGGCTGGTCCCTGTGGTGCGGGGTGGTCATCGTGATGCTGGCCCCGAAGCTGTGGATGAAGGCGCTCGGCCTGCTCCACCCGCTCTTCACCATCGCGGCGATCGTGGCGACCGCCAACCACTGGGTGCTGGACGCGGCCGGCGGGGCGCTGGTCGTCTCGCTGGGCTTCGGGCTGACGTATCTGCTGTCGGGCCCGCGGAAGTTGGTGACCGGGGAGAAGAAGACGGCTGCGGAACCGGCGGGGCAGGCGGCGGAACCCGCACCCGAACCCGAACCCGTACGCGCTGAGGCGGTCGGCAAGTAA
- a CDS encoding serpin family protein: MNRPVTDATTRARAVQHLADRWIRDALATGKQADGGSFVCSPAGLWLALAAVAAGARGGTARELRALLGTADREAAPAVTAAARELALTGALGVATRVWSRVPVSDAYREGLPDVRFDDVLDPAAADAWVREATGGLIEALPLEVTDETLLALVNVLALKARWEKPFEGRLTRDRPFTDASGTTRPAATMTKAVPLTDAWAVDGTYVVELPCTGGEGGGDGARVRFVLGEPGAGAGRVLPAGWADRSTGVRPEADLVTIALPRLTLRTRIDVTGQLPALGIRLATSGAADFSGLSPEPLTLSAVVQEAVLKVAEEGVEAAAVTVVATRAAGAAPPLRRLLHLAFDRPFGIVVLPADGEVPLFAAWQADIPSDLPER; this comes from the coding sequence ATGAACCGACCCGTCACCGACGCCACGACGAGGGCCCGGGCCGTCCAGCACCTCGCCGACCGCTGGATACGCGACGCCCTGGCCACCGGGAAGCAGGCCGACGGCGGCAGCTTCGTCTGCTCGCCCGCCGGGCTGTGGCTGGCGCTCGCCGCCGTGGCCGCGGGGGCGCGCGGCGGGACCGCCCGGGAGCTGCGGGCGCTGCTCGGTACGGCGGACCGGGAGGCGGCGCCCGCCGTGACGGCGGCGGCCCGAGAGCTGGCGCTGACCGGTGCGCTGGGGGTGGCGACCCGGGTGTGGAGCCGGGTGCCGGTGAGCGACGCGTACCGCGAGGGGCTGCCTGACGTCCGGTTCGACGACGTGCTGGACCCGGCCGCCGCCGACGCCTGGGTGCGCGAGGCCACGGGCGGGCTGATCGAAGCGCTGCCGCTGGAGGTCACCGACGAGACCCTGCTCGCCCTCGTCAACGTCCTGGCGCTGAAGGCCCGCTGGGAGAAGCCGTTCGAGGGCCGGCTGACCCGCGACCGGCCGTTCACCGACGCGTCCGGGACGACCCGCCCGGCGGCGACCATGACGAAGGCGGTGCCGCTCACCGATGCCTGGGCGGTGGACGGCACGTACGTCGTCGAACTGCCCTGCACCGGAGGGGAGGGCGGCGGGGACGGCGCCCGGGTCAGGTTCGTCCTCGGGGAGCCGGGCGCGGGCGCCGGCCGGGTGCTGCCCGCCGGATGGGCGGACCGGAGCACCGGGGTCCGGCCGGAGGCGGACCTGGTGACCATCGCCCTGCCGCGCCTCACCCTCCGTACGCGCATCGACGTCACCGGACAGCTGCCCGCCCTCGGGATCCGGCTGGCCACCTCCGGCGCGGCGGACTTCTCCGGACTCTCGCCCGAGCCGCTCACCCTCTCCGCCGTGGTCCAGGAGGCCGTGCTGAAGGTCGCCGAGGAGGGGGTGGAGGCCGCGGCGGTGACGGTGGTCGCGACACGGGCCGCGGGTGCGGCCCCGCCGCTGCGGCGGCTCCTGCACCTCGCCTTCGACCGTCCGTTCGGCATCGTCGTGCTGCCCGCCGACGGCGAGGTCCCGCTCTTCGCGGCCTGGCAGGCGGACATCCCCTCCGACCTGCCGGAACGCTGA
- a CDS encoding GNAT family N-acetyltransferase, which produces MTWTVAAERFDSPDATALRRDYYDEVASRYWQRPATEAEIAEGLADDGAELLAPPTGRFVVGRHEGKAASCAGLVLTEEAAPGSAELTRVYVRPAFRSTGGGGLLLAAIEEEARALGVRLLRLDTRLDLVEARGLYAKHGYAEVPAFHRRSPYAEVWFAKEL; this is translated from the coding sequence ATGACCTGGACCGTGGCCGCCGAACGATTCGACTCCCCCGACGCCACCGCGCTGCGCCGCGACTACTACGACGAGGTCGCGAGCCGCTACTGGCAGCGGCCCGCCACGGAGGCGGAGATAGCGGAGGGGCTCGCCGACGACGGCGCCGAGCTGCTGGCGCCGCCGACCGGTCGGTTCGTCGTCGGCCGCCACGAGGGCAAGGCCGCGAGCTGCGCCGGGCTGGTGCTGACGGAGGAGGCGGCGCCGGGTTCGGCGGAGCTGACGCGGGTGTACGTACGGCCGGCGTTCCGGTCCACGGGCGGCGGCGGGCTGCTGCTTGCCGCGATCGAGGAGGAGGCGCGGGCGCTCGGGGTGCGGCTGCTCCGGCTGGACACCCGTCTCGACCTGGTCGAGGCGCGCGGGCTGTATGCGAAGCACGGCTACGCGGAGGTGCCGGCCTTCCACCGGCGCAGCCCGTACGCGGAGGTGTGGTTCGCGAAGGAGCTGTGA
- a CDS encoding MFS transporter, producing MAQQLSPPMVPGEGQSRRTVLVAIGALLLGMLLAALDQTIVSTALPTIVSELGGLDHLSWVVTAYLLAATAATPLWGKLGDQYGRKKLFQTAIVIFLIGSALCGMAQNMPQLIGFRALQGLGGGGLMVLSMAIVGDIVTPRERGKYQGLFGAVFGVTSVLGPLLGGFFTETLSWRWVFYINLPIGVVALLVIAAVLHIPVHREKHTIDYLGTFLIASVATCLILVASLGGTTWDWGSVQIIALAVLAVVLLVAFVAVERRAAEPVLPLKLFRIRTFSLVAVISFIVGFAMFGAMTYLPTFLQVVHGITPTMSGVHMLPMVFGMLITSTGSGQIVSRTGRWKVFPLAGTALTAIGLLLLHRLDPASSTWVMSVFFFVFGAGLGLVMQVLVLVVQNAVSYRDLGVATSGATFFRSIGASFGVAIFGTVFTNRLTGQLDSALAGRPLPQGVDADRLAADPRSIQMLPADLRPSILDAYSTSITDVFLYAAPVVLIAFVLAWFLREDKLRGSVTAPDTSQTLASNPVERSSYDECARALSVLATREGRREIYEKITARAGYDLLPAASWLLLRIKRHGTVEPARLAEVAPVPLRVITEAARQVEERGLARREGLQMILTDAGAEAVVRLSQAREDSLAELLGDWWGPERPTDLVKLVAELTAEVSGSSKERPHMPAPPRDHAADRHHDIDHPDHRGHRDHRSRGDDPDHRP from the coding sequence ATGGCCCAGCAGTTGAGCCCGCCCATGGTGCCCGGCGAGGGGCAGTCCCGCCGGACCGTCCTGGTGGCGATCGGCGCACTGCTCCTCGGCATGCTGCTCGCGGCACTCGATCAGACCATCGTCTCCACGGCGCTGCCCACGATCGTCAGCGAACTCGGCGGCCTCGACCACCTCTCCTGGGTGGTCACCGCCTATCTGCTCGCGGCGACGGCGGCGACACCGCTCTGGGGAAAGCTCGGCGACCAGTACGGCCGCAAGAAGCTCTTCCAGACCGCGATCGTCATCTTCCTGATCGGCTCCGCCCTCTGCGGCATGGCCCAGAACATGCCCCAGCTCATCGGCTTCCGCGCTCTCCAGGGCCTCGGCGGCGGCGGGCTCATGGTGCTCTCGATGGCGATCGTCGGAGACATCGTCACGCCGCGCGAACGCGGCAAGTACCAGGGCCTGTTCGGCGCGGTCTTCGGGGTGACGAGCGTGCTCGGGCCGCTGCTCGGCGGGTTCTTCACCGAGACCCTCAGCTGGCGCTGGGTCTTCTACATCAACCTGCCGATCGGCGTCGTCGCGCTGCTCGTCATCGCGGCCGTGCTGCACATCCCGGTCCACCGCGAGAAGCACACCATCGACTACCTCGGCACCTTCCTCATCGCCTCCGTCGCCACCTGTCTGATCCTCGTGGCGTCCCTCGGCGGCACCACCTGGGACTGGGGATCGGTGCAGATCATCGCGCTGGCGGTGCTCGCCGTGGTGCTGCTGGTCGCGTTCGTCGCCGTGGAGCGGCGGGCGGCGGAACCGGTGCTGCCCCTGAAGCTCTTCCGGATCAGGACCTTCAGCCTCGTCGCCGTGATCAGCTTCATCGTCGGCTTCGCGATGTTCGGCGCGATGACCTACCTGCCCACGTTCCTCCAGGTGGTCCACGGCATCACACCGACCATGTCCGGTGTGCACATGCTGCCGATGGTCTTCGGCATGCTGATCACCTCGACCGGCTCCGGGCAGATCGTCAGCCGCACCGGCCGCTGGAAGGTCTTCCCCCTCGCGGGCACCGCCCTCACCGCCATCGGCCTGCTCCTGCTCCACCGGCTGGACCCGGCCAGCTCCACCTGGGTGATGAGCGTCTTCTTCTTCGTCTTCGGCGCCGGGCTCGGCCTGGTCATGCAGGTGCTCGTCCTCGTCGTGCAGAACGCCGTCTCCTACCGGGACCTCGGCGTCGCCACCTCCGGAGCGACGTTCTTCCGCTCCATCGGCGCCTCGTTCGGCGTGGCCATCTTCGGCACCGTCTTCACCAACCGGCTCACCGGCCAACTCGACAGCGCCCTCGCGGGCCGGCCCCTGCCGCAGGGCGTCGACGCCGACCGGCTGGCCGCCGACCCCCGGTCCATCCAGATGCTCCCGGCCGACCTGCGCCCCTCGATCCTCGACGCGTACTCCACCTCCATCACGGACGTCTTCCTGTACGCGGCACCCGTCGTCCTCATCGCCTTCGTGCTGGCCTGGTTCCTCCGGGAGGACAAGCTCCGCGGCTCGGTCACCGCCCCCGACACCAGCCAGACGCTCGCCTCGAACCCGGTGGAGCGCTCCTCGTACGACGAGTGCGCCCGCGCACTCTCGGTGCTCGCCACCCGGGAGGGGCGCCGCGAGATCTACGAGAAGATCACCGCGCGCGCCGGGTACGACCTGCTGCCCGCCGCGAGCTGGCTGCTGCTGCGGATCAAGCGGCACGGCACCGTCGAACCCGCCCGGCTCGCCGAGGTGGCCCCCGTACCGCTACGGGTGATCACCGAGGCGGCCCGGCAGGTGGAGGAGCGCGGACTGGCCCGCCGCGAGGGGCTCCAGATGATCCTCACCGACGCGGGGGCCGAGGCCGTCGTCCGGCTCTCCCAGGCCCGGGAGGACTCCCTCGCCGAACTGCTGGGGGACTGGTGGGGGCCCGAGCGCCCCACCGACCTGGTCAAGCTCGTCGCCGAGCTGACCGCCGAGGTCAGCGGGTCCAGCAAGGAACGCCCGCACATGCCCGCGCCGCCCCGCGACCACGCGGCGGACCGGCACCACGACATCGACCACCCGGACCACCGGGGGCACAGGGACCACCGGAGCCGTGGGGACGACCCGGACCACCGGCCCTGA
- a CDS encoding peptidoglycan-binding domain-containing protein, protein MTGHACPECGRRTAGEPGTEHRVPCRCGTDTGATPLTGDELRAARSAEMAAAEDFDPLRIRPYVTLGDGAAPGGGDAGGGTGGGAGADAGADAGGPARETADDAAATMPLHLGGGPGAGTVTGSGPVDGSGADSRTGVGAGADSRTGAGDGSRTGVGAGADSRTGAGDGSRTGVGAGADSRTGAGAAPSSAVGAPPAADESRRRTAAQGAAFGAGPVFGAASGAPGAGGADAGPGAPGAAAPDPVQPRRRRPFAALAVGAAVAAVVGTAAFAGGLFDRDGSQDEALPEATTSAPDTADEPAAASVAPSPSPSAAPSRTASASPTPSASASPSASPTPSESAEPSPAASAPAAPTPGAPSASATGGEVPPSAAPPAELAPSSLRRGDQGPQVAVLQNRLKEVWLYHGDADGNFNDRVENAVRIYQSYKAIQGDPAGVYGPNTRRALEAETTGQGRD, encoded by the coding sequence ATGACCGGACACGCATGCCCGGAGTGCGGCAGACGGACGGCAGGCGAGCCCGGCACGGAGCACCGGGTGCCCTGCCGGTGCGGTACGGACACGGGCGCGACACCGCTCACGGGGGACGAGCTGCGCGCCGCCCGCTCGGCGGAGATGGCGGCGGCGGAGGACTTCGACCCACTGCGGATCAGGCCGTACGTGACGCTGGGGGACGGTGCCGCGCCTGGGGGCGGGGATGCCGGTGGCGGTACCGGTGGCGGTGCCGGTGCCGATGCCGGTGCCGATGCCGGTGGGCCCGCGCGGGAGACGGCGGACGACGCGGCCGCCACGATGCCGCTGCACCTGGGCGGGGGGCCGGGGGCGGGCACGGTTACGGGGTCGGGGCCGGTTGACGGCTCCGGCGCGGATTCCCGTACGGGCGTGGGTGCGGGGGCTGACTCCCGTACGGGCGCGGGGGACGGTTCCCGTACGGGGGTGGGCGCGGGAGCTGACTCCCGTACGGGCGCGGGGGACGGTTCCCGTACGGGGGTGGGCGCGGGAGCTGACTCCCGTACGGGCGCGGGTGCGGCCCCATCGTCCGCCGTCGGCGCTCCCCCGGCGGCCGACGAGAGCAGGCGGCGCACCGCGGCCCAGGGCGCGGCTTTCGGCGCGGGGCCGGTCTTCGGGGCGGCCTCGGGCGCCCCCGGGGCCGGGGGTGCCGACGCGGGCCCGGGCGCCCCCGGGGCCGCCGCCCCCGACCCCGTGCAGCCGCGCCGCAGGCGCCCCTTCGCGGCGCTGGCCGTGGGGGCGGCCGTGGCGGCGGTGGTCGGCACGGCGGCCTTCGCCGGGGGGCTCTTCGACCGGGACGGGAGCCAGGACGAGGCGTTGCCGGAGGCGACCACGAGCGCCCCGGACACCGCGGACGAACCGGCGGCGGCCTCCGTCGCCCCGTCCCCCTCCCCCTCGGCCGCTCCCTCCCGTACGGCATCGGCCTCGCCCACCCCCTCGGCCTCCGCGTCCCCGTCCGCATCGCCCACCCCCTCGGAGAGCGCCGAGCCGAGTCCGGCCGCCTCCGCCCCGGCGGCGCCGACCCCCGGCGCCCCGTCCGCGTCGGCGACCGGCGGCGAGGTCCCGCCGTCCGCCGCGCCGCCCGCGGAGCTGGCCCCCTCCTCGCTGCGGCGGGGCGACCAGGGCCCACAGGTGGCCGTGTTGCAGAACCGGCTCAAGGAGGTGTGGCTCTACCACGGCGACGCGGACGGGAACTTCAACGACCGGGTGGAGAACGCCGTACGGATCTACCAGTCGTACAAGGCGATCCAGGGCGACCCGGCCGGTGTGTACGGGCCGAACACCCGGCGCGCGCTGGAGGCGGAGACGACCGGGCAGGGGCGCGACTGA
- a CDS encoding HAD-IA family hydrolase, with product MSATVLTTSALLLDMDGTLVNSDAVVERCWRRWALKHGLDPEAALKVVHGRQGYATMAVLLPDRPVEENYADNRVMLAEETADVDGVVPIGGAAAFMAAIADLPHALVTSADSALATARMGAAALPMPAVRVTAEQVGASKPDPEGFLKGAAELGFDPADCIVFEDSEAGIAAGRAAGMRVVGVGPRAAALSPDAHVEDLTQVRVEAAGDGTIRLHISAA from the coding sequence ATGTCGGCCACCGTCCTCACCACAAGCGCCCTCCTTCTGGACATGGACGGCACCCTCGTGAACTCCGACGCGGTGGTGGAGCGCTGCTGGCGCCGGTGGGCCCTGAAGCACGGACTGGACCCCGAGGCCGCCCTCAAGGTGGTCCACGGCCGCCAGGGCTACGCCACGATGGCCGTCCTGCTCCCGGACCGCCCCGTCGAGGAGAACTACGCGGACAACCGCGTGATGCTCGCCGAGGAGACCGCCGATGTCGACGGCGTGGTCCCGATCGGTGGCGCCGCCGCGTTCATGGCCGCGATCGCCGACCTCCCGCACGCCCTGGTGACCTCGGCCGACAGCGCGCTGGCGACGGCCCGGATGGGGGCGGCCGCACTGCCGATGCCCGCCGTCCGCGTCACCGCCGAGCAGGTCGGCGCCAGCAAGCCGGACCCGGAAGGCTTCCTCAAGGGCGCGGCGGAGCTGGGCTTCGACCCGGCCGACTGCATCGTGTTCGAGGACTCCGAGGCGGGCATCGCGGCGGGCCGGGCGGCCGGGATGCGCGTGGTGGGCGTCGGCCCGCGCGCGGCGGCCCTGTCGCCGGACGCGCACGTCGAGGACCTGACGCAGGTACGGGTGGAGGCGGCCGGCGACGGCACGATCCGCCTGCACATCAGCGCGGCCTGA
- a CDS encoding ABC transporter permease, with product MLLPVTPALGVVLVVLLALAAAVAAWARLGHSREILVAGVRATAQLAAVSLLIGWVARRIGPLLGFLVLMFAVAAWTAGRRITRNRTWWWAAVPIAAGAFPVIGLLLVTGLVPVRGLVLIPVAGILIGGALTATVLGGRRALDELATRYGEVEAGMALGLPDRDARLEIVRPAAADALLPGLDQTRTVGLVTLPGAFVGMLLGGASPVEAGAVQLFVLVALIAVQVVAVAVVLELVARGWLHRG from the coding sequence GTGCTGCTTCCGGTCACGCCGGCCCTCGGGGTCGTCCTCGTCGTCCTGTTGGCCCTCGCCGCCGCCGTCGCCGCGTGGGCCCGGCTGGGCCACTCGCGCGAGATCCTGGTGGCCGGGGTGCGGGCCACGGCCCAACTCGCCGCCGTTTCCCTGCTCATCGGCTGGGTGGCCCGACGGATCGGACCGCTGCTCGGATTCCTGGTGCTGATGTTCGCCGTGGCCGCCTGGACGGCGGGGCGCCGCATCACCCGTAACCGCACCTGGTGGTGGGCGGCCGTGCCGATCGCGGCGGGCGCCTTCCCGGTGATCGGGCTGCTGCTGGTGACGGGGCTCGTGCCGGTCCGGGGGCTGGTGCTCATCCCGGTGGCGGGCATCCTCATCGGCGGGGCGCTCACCGCGACCGTGCTCGGTGGGCGGCGCGCGCTGGACGAACTCGCCACCCGTTACGGGGAGGTGGAGGCGGGCATGGCCCTCGGGCTGCCCGACCGGGACGCCCGGCTGGAGATCGTGCGGCCCGCGGCCGCGGACGCGCTGCTGCCGGGGCTGGACCAGACGCGGACGGTGGGACTCGTCACGTTGCCGGGGGCGTTCGTGGGCATGCTGCTGGGCGGCGCCTCACCGGTGGAGGCGGGTGCCGTGCAGCTCTTCGTCCTGGTGGCGTTGATCGCGGTGCAGGTGGTGGCCGTCGCGGTGGTGCTGGAGCTGGTGGCGCGGGGGTGGCTGCACCGGGGGTGA
- a CDS encoding HNH endonuclease family protein codes for MFGIYARRSAVAAATATLAATSVLLTAPTAQAALPTPVSAATARTYLGQLTVSAEGSSSGYSRDKFPHWITQSGTCNTREVVLKRDGTNVQQDASCAAVSGSWYSQYDGATWSAASDVDIDHMVPLAEAWRSGASSWTNARRQSFANDLTRPQLIAVTDNVNQAKGDKDPAKWLPPRAAYKCTYIRAWVHVKHYYGLSVDSAEKSALQTALNGC; via the coding sequence ATGTTCGGTATCTACGCGCGTCGCTCGGCCGTCGCCGCCGCGACCGCCACCCTCGCCGCCACCTCCGTCCTGCTCACCGCCCCGACCGCCCAGGCCGCCCTCCCCACCCCGGTCAGCGCGGCGACGGCCCGTACCTACCTCGGCCAGCTCACGGTCAGCGCCGAGGGCTCGTCCAGCGGCTACAGCCGCGACAAGTTCCCGCACTGGATCACCCAGTCGGGCACCTGCAACACCCGCGAGGTGGTCCTCAAGCGCGACGGCACCAACGTCCAGCAGGACGCCTCCTGCGCCGCCGTCAGCGGCAGCTGGTACTCGCAGTACGACGGCGCCACCTGGAGCGCCGCGTCCGACGTCGACATCGACCACATGGTCCCGCTCGCCGAGGCCTGGCGCTCCGGTGCGAGCAGCTGGACCAACGCCCGGCGCCAGTCCTTCGCCAACGACCTGACCCGCCCCCAGCTCATCGCGGTCACCGACAACGTCAACCAGGCCAAGGGCGACAAGGACCCGGCCAAGTGGCTGCCCCCGCGCGCGGCGTACAAGTGCACCTACATCCGCGCCTGGGTGCACGTGAAGCACTACTACGGCCTGAGCGTGGACTCGGCCGAGAAGAGCGCCCTGCAAACAGCCCTGAACGGCTGCTGA